The genome window CCGGGAAAAATTCCGGCGCGCGATCCGGCGCGAAACGCTCCGGAAACAAAAACTCCCGGACAGCTTGATTTTTTACGGCAAAGTCTCTTGCACTCTTTGCACAGGCATGCCAAAAGTAACCGAGCAACTCTGACCACCAGCAATAAGGACACGGCGTATGACTTCCCGCCAAACAACATTACGGCGCACATCTTCTGAAACCGATATCAGCCTCAGCCTGTCCCTGGACGGAAAAAAGGAAATATCGGTTAAAACCGGGTATGGTTTTGCCGACCACATGATAACCCTTCTCGCGTTCTGGGCCGGGTTTGACCTTACCCTGGAATGCAAGGGCGACCTTGACGTGGATGCGCACCACACGGTGGAAGACGCCGCTCTCTGCCTCGGTCAGGCCCTGCTCGAAGCGCTCGGGGACAGGAAAGGGATTGCCAGGGTCGGCACGGCCAAGGTTCCCATGGACGAATCCCTCGCTGACGTAGCCATTGACCTTTCCGGCAGGCCGTTTCTCGTTTTCCGGGGGGAGGAACTCCTGCCGGAGATCATTGCCGGTGAGGAGCGCGCCCTGTGGCACGAGTTTTTCAAGTCGTTCGCTTCCGGCGCGCGCATGAATCTGCACATTTCGTTTCTCTATGGTTCCAACGGCCATCATCTTCTCGAATCAGCCTGCAAAGGCCTGGGACTGGCGCTGCGTTCCGCCGTCTCCCTTTCCGGCACAAGCATCCTCAGCACCAAAGGAAGGTTGGACTAATGAAATCCTTCAGTTTCTCCCGCAGCCGCATCATTGTCCTGGTTTTCGTCTCGCTCGCCCTTGGCCTTTGGGGGTGCGCCACTCCCCGGCAAGGGCCGGAGCTGCCGAAGGTCAACATAGGTGTTGCCGCGTTCACGCAGCCCCAATCCACCATGGAAATGCTGGCAGGGTACATGGCTGAGGACGCGCCGCGCGTGCCGCAAAAAAGCATGACGGAACTTGATGCGGCGTTTGCCGACGTGCTGCGCAAGGAAACCAAACGCAGCTACGCCTCGGCGGAAGCCTATCTCGGCTGCCGGGACGCCAAGGCGCCCGGCCAAACCACGGGCCGGGTGGCCGCGCTCAAACATTGGGCCGCGGTCGGCGCCTGCATGAAAGTGGATTTTCTGCTCGTGCCCCAAGTCCTGGAAATGCACGAACGGGAAGGGAGCGAAGCTGGGGTGACGCGCCCGGCGGGTATGATTATGGACTTTTTCCTGATCGACGTAAAAAACTCCGTGCTGACCAGCCGCTCGCATTTTGATGAAACACAAACCGCCCTCGCCGACAATCTGCTGGAAACCGGCAAATTCTTCTCCCGCGGCGCCAAATGGATTTCCGCGATCGAACTCGCCAAGGAAGGAATGGTCAAAGCAGTAAAGGATCTGGGCCTGTGATCATTTTTCCCGCTGTCGACATCAAGGACGGCCAGGCTGTCCGCCTGCGCCGGGGCCGCGCGGACGACGTGACGGTATTCTCCCCCGACCCCGTGAGCATGGCCGCGCAGTGGCAGGCCATGGGCGCCCGGTTCCTGCATATCGTGGACCTGGACGGCGCGTTCGCCGGGAGTGAGGTCAATTTGCCGCTCATTACCAGGATGCGGAACGAGCTTTCCATTCCCGTCCAGGTGGGCGGCGGCATCCGCTCCCTGGCGGCCGCCAGAAAATACGTGGAGGCCGGGGCGGATCGCTGCATCATCGGCACCATGGCCCTTGAGGACCCGGACGGATACGCCGCACTGTGCGAAGCCCTGCCGGGAAAAATAGGGGTGTCCCTCGATGCCGAGGGCGGCAAACTGAAAACCAAGGGCTGGGTCGCGGATTCCGGCCTGACTGTTGACGACGTTCTGCCCCGGCTGGAAAAGACGGGAACCGCTTTCATCGTCTATACGGATATTGACCGCGACGGCATGCAGACCGGCGTGAACGTTCCGGCACTAGAAGCGCTGGCGAAAAAGAGCAGCATTCCGGTTATCGCCGCGGGCGGGGTGGCCACGCTTGACGATATCAAGGCCCTCTACCCCATCAGCCGCACGGCCAACTTGGAGGGAGCCATCTCCGGGCGCGCGCTGTACGAAGGCACCCTGGATCTGCGCGAAGCCATGGACTGGATACGCTCCCAGGAACAAAAGCCGGGGCTTGCATGATGTGGCGATCCCCCCGCTCGGCCCGGACGGACATACCGTGCAAGGAGTGCAAAACGCCGCTTGTGGCGGAACGTTCCTGCCGCGAAATACGGCTGCATTGCCCTGTCTGTAAAACGTCCGCCGCCGTTGCCGACTATGCCGGAAAGATGGATGCAAAACTTGAAGAATTCATGAGCGCGGTTCCCTGCGACAGAATCTGAACGGCAAAAAAAAACAAGCCGGTACAAAAAGCGAGACTCCCATACGGGAGTCTCGCTTTTTGTACCGGCACGACCGGGCTCAGGAGGATTTGGTAAGCGGCAGCCCCAGGGCCGCGATTTCATCAAACAGGGCCTGGTTGTGGATAGGTTTGACAATGTAGCTCGTCGCGCTGCCGAGGAAAAAGGCGTCATGCACTTCCTTGGCGTCATCAAGGCCGGAAACCATGATAACCTTAACGGCCTTGTCTTCCGCAATCTGCATTTCTTTTTCTATTTCGCGTATCTCGCGCAACGCCTCCTGCCCGTCGATGTTGGGCATCAGAATATCGAGCGTGATGAGGTCGTAGGGTTCATCCTGCTTGAGGGCAAGCCGGAACGCTTCAACCGCTTCTTCGCCGTCGGTCGCAACTTCAGTGATGCCGTAAGGATGCAACAGCCGCTGTATCAAACTGCGCGCCTGAAAATCATCGTCCACGACAAGAAACCGCATAGCTTGCTCCTTGGTATATACTCTCTGTTACAATGTACCCTGTTACCTAGCATGCATCAACGCGGCAGTCACCAGTTTTTCGGCTTCCGATTGCAGAGCGGCCAGATGCTCCCTTCCTTTGAAGCTTTCGGCGTAGATCTTGTAGACGTCTTCGGTCCCGGAAGGACGCGCCGCAAACCAGCCGTCATCCGTTACGACCTTAAGACCGCCGATAGGCGCGTCGTTCCCCGGGGCGCGCGTCAAAATCGCGGTGATGGGCGAACCCGCCAGCTCCTTTGCCGTGACGTTCTCCGGCGAAAGGGAGGAAAGCGCTTTCTTCTGCGCGGGGGTCGCCGGGGCGTCTTTGCGCTCATAGCAGGGCGCGCCGAAGCGTTCCGTCAGCTCCGCGTAGACGTCCGCCGGGTTTTTTCCCAGCACGGCCGTCATTTCGGCGGCAAGCAGCCCGAGCAGGAGGCCGTCCTTGTCCGTCGTCCAGACCGCGCCGTCCTTCTGGAGAAAGGAGGCGCCGGCGCTTTCCTCGCCGCCGAAAGCGCACACGCCTGTCATAAAGGGCTCCACGAACCATTTGAAGCCCACCGGAGTTTCATACAGTTTCCGCCCCAGGGAGGCCGCGACCTTGTCCAGCATGCTGCTGGACACAAGCGTTTTGCCGATGGCCGCGTTTTTGGGCCACCCGGCCCGGCGGGTGTAAAGATACCATACGGCGGCGGCCAGGTAATGGTTGGGGTTCATCAGCCCCTTGGGGGTGACGATGCCGTGCCTGTCCGCGTCCGGGTCGTTGCCGAACGCGATATCGTACCGGGAGGCATGGTGCAGCAGGCCGGACATGGCCCAGGGAGACGAGCAGTCCATGCGGATTTTACCGTCATAATCGCGGGGCACGAAATGGAAATCCGGGGCCAGTTCCTTGTTTGTCACGGTCAAGTCAAGTTTGTAGTGTTGCGCCACCGGCTCCCAGTAGGGGAAAGACGATCCGCCCAACGGGTCCGCGCCGATGCGCAGCCCCGAAGCGGCAATGGCGTCCATGTCGAGAATATTCGCAAGCTCTTTCACATACGGGGCGATAAAGTCGCCGCTGACCATCCCCTCGCGGTGCGGGGTCCGTTTCACCCCGGCCAGTTTGTCGCTCAGAAGCTCATTGGCGCGTTTCTGGATCCAGCCGGTGACGTCGGTATCGGCGGGCCCGCCGTTAGGGGGATTGTACTTGAAGCCGCCGTCGGAAGGCGGGTTATGCGACGGGGTGATGACGATGCCGTCCGCCGGCGAAGACGGTTTTGCCGCGTTGTAGCGCAAAATATTGCGCGAGACCACCGGCGTCGGTGTCGGTTTGCCGCCTTCTTGCACATGCACGGCAACGCCGTTGGCGCACAGCACGTCGAGGGCGGTCTCGCAGGCCACGGAAGAAAGCGCGTGCGTATCCCGCCCGAGATACAGCGGACCGCGTATCCCGGCCTGGGCGCGGTAATCGCACACGGCCTGGGTAACCGCCAGAATGTGGGACTCGGTAAAACTGCCGTTCAGGGATGTCCCCCGGTGCCCCGACGTACCGAACGCTATGCGCTGCGCGGGGTTCTCCGGATCGGGGACGGCGGTTGCATACGCTTGTAACAGCGCCGCCACGTCA of uncultured delta proteobacterium contains these proteins:
- the hisB gene encoding Imidazoleglycerol-phosphate dehydratase — encoded protein: MTSRQTTLRRTSSETDISLSLSLDGKKEISVKTGYGFADHMITLLAFWAGFDLTLECKGDLDVDAHHTVEDAALCLGQALLEALGDRKGIARVGTAKVPMDESLADVAIDLSGRPFLVFRGEELLPEIIAGEERALWHEFFKSFASGARMNLHISFLYGSNGHHLLESACKGLGLALRSAVSLSGTSILSTKGRLD
- the hisA gene encoding 1-(5-phosphoribosyl)-5-((5-phosphoribosylamino)methylideneamino) imidazole-4-carboxamide isomerase; amino-acid sequence: MIIFPAVDIKDGQAVRLRRGRADDVTVFSPDPVSMAAQWQAMGARFLHIVDLDGAFAGSEVNLPLITRMRNELSIPVQVGGGIRSLAAARKYVEAGADRCIIGTMALEDPDGYAALCEALPGKIGVSLDAEGGKLKTKGWVADSGLTVDDVLPRLEKTGTAFIVYTDIDRDGMQTGVNVPALEALAKKSSIPVIAAGGVATLDDIKALYPISRTANLEGAISGRALYEGTLDLREAMDWIRSQEQKPGLA
- a CDS encoding putative lipoprotein (Evidence 3 : Function proposed based on presence of conserved amino acid motif, structural feature or limited homology), which translates into the protein MKSFSFSRSRIIVLVFVSLALGLWGCATPRQGPELPKVNIGVAAFTQPQSTMEMLAGYMAEDAPRVPQKSMTELDAAFADVLRKETKRSYASAEAYLGCRDAKAPGQTTGRVAALKHWAAVGACMKVDFLLVPQVLEMHEREGSEAGVTRPAGMIMDFFLIDVKNSVLTSRSHFDETQTALADNLLETGKFFSRGAKWISAIELAKEGMVKAVKDLGL
- a CDS encoding Response regulator receiver protein, producing the protein MRFLVVDDDFQARSLIQRLLHPYGITEVATDGEEAVEAFRLALKQDEPYDLITLDILMPNIDGQEALREIREIEKEMQIAEDKAVKVIMVSGLDDAKEVHDAFFLGSATSYIVKPIHNQALFDEIAALGLPLTKSS
- a CDS encoding conserved hypothetical protein (Evidence 4 : Homologs of previously reported genes of unknown function) translates to MMWRSPRSARTDIPCKECKTPLVAERSCREIRLHCPVCKTSAAVADYAGKMDAKLEEFMSAVPCDRI
- the pgm gene encoding phosphoglucomutase (Evidence 2a : Function of homologous gene experimentally demonstrated in an other organism; PubMedId : 14165931, 14216423, 8011018, 8083177; Product type e : enzyme), which encodes MSIHPDAGKLVPESERLDVAALLQAYATAVPDPENPAQRIAFGTSGHRGTSLNGSFTESHILAVTQAVCDYRAQAGIRGPLYLGRDTHALSSVACETALDVLCANGVAVHVQEGGKPTPTPVVSRNILRYNAAKPSSPADGIVITPSHNPPSDGGFKYNPPNGGPADTDVTGWIQKRANELLSDKLAGVKRTPHREGMVSGDFIAPYVKELANILDMDAIAASGLRIGADPLGGSSFPYWEPVAQHYKLDLTVTNKELAPDFHFVPRDYDGKIRMDCSSPWAMSGLLHHASRYDIAFGNDPDADRHGIVTPKGLMNPNHYLAAAVWYLYTRRAGWPKNAAIGKTLVSSSMLDKVAASLGRKLYETPVGFKWFVEPFMTGVCAFGGEESAGASFLQKDGAVWTTDKDGLLLGLLAAEMTAVLGKNPADVYAELTERFGAPCYERKDAPATPAQKKALSSLSPENVTAKELAGSPITAILTRAPGNDAPIGGLKVVTDDGWFAARPSGTEDVYKIYAESFKGREHLAALQSEAEKLVTAALMHAR